From the genome of Blautia pseudococcoides, one region includes:
- a CDS encoding class I SAM-dependent methyltransferase, with the protein MWIADGWKDYEIIDTSDGEKLERWGDYLLVRPDPQVIWDTPRKNAGWKKMNGHYHRSKKGGGEWEFFDLPEQWCIRYGRLTFNLKPFSFKHTGLFPEQAVNWDWFSDKIKGAGRPVKVLNLFAYTGGATLAAAAAGAAVTHVDASKGMVSWAKENAVSSGLGEAPIRWLVDDCVKFVEREIRRGNHYDAIIMDPPSYGRGPKGEIWKIEEAIHPLIKLCAQLLSDKPLFFLVNSYTTGLAPAVLTYMLATELKGFHGKVDSQEIGLPVRESGLVLPCGASGRWECDDK; encoded by the coding sequence ATGTGGATCGCTGATGGGTGGAAGGATTATGAGATTATTGATACCTCTGATGGGGAGAAACTGGAGCGGTGGGGGGATTATTTGTTGGTTCGGCCGGATCCGCAGGTGATTTGGGATACGCCCAGGAAAAATGCCGGGTGGAAGAAGATGAACGGGCATTATCACAGGAGTAAGAAAGGAGGAGGGGAATGGGAGTTTTTTGATCTGCCGGAGCAGTGGTGTATCCGGTATGGGAGGCTTACATTTAACCTGAAACCTTTTAGTTTTAAGCATACAGGGCTTTTTCCGGAGCAGGCGGTGAACTGGGATTGGTTTTCGGATAAGATCAAAGGGGCCGGAAGGCCGGTTAAGGTGCTGAATCTGTTTGCCTATACGGGCGGGGCTACTTTGGCGGCTGCGGCTGCAGGAGCGGCGGTCACGCATGTGGATGCTTCTAAGGGGATGGTTTCCTGGGCTAAGGAGAATGCTGTGTCCTCAGGTCTAGGGGAGGCACCGATCCGGTGGCTGGTGGATGACTGTGTAAAGTTTGTGGAACGGGAGATCCGCAGGGGGAATCATTATGATGCCATTATTATGGACCCGCCTTCTTATGGCAGGGGGCCTAAAGGTGAGATCTGGAAGATTGAAGAAGCGATCCATCCGCTGATCAAACTGTGTGCACAGCTTCTCAGTGATAAACCGCTTTTCTTTCTGGTGAATTCTTATACCACCGGGCTTGCGCCGGCAGTGCTGACTTATATGCTGGCTACAGAGCTGAAGGGCTTTCACGGGAAGGTGGATTCCCAGGAAATCGGACTGCCCGTAAGGGAAAGCGGACTTGTGCTGCCCTGTGGTGCTTCCGGCCGCTGGGAATGTGATGATAAATAA
- a CDS encoding PepSY domain-containing protein, producing MRKKYFAFIMAAAISAALLTACGGTGTDQNAGNGGKTQNGAAQDSGSGSTAQNAAGQESGNGGTAQNAAGQESGNGGTAQNAAGQDSASSVSEEQARSTALADAGVTEEEITGIRVKKDHEDGRQVYDVEFYSGNKEYDYEIDASTGSILSSDFDIDDDFKQDGENASGLTPAVSREDASAAALAKVPGAEEKDLRIKLDDDDGKLVYEGDIYYNGTEYEFEIDAATGDLLEWSQERH from the coding sequence ATGAGAAAAAAATATTTTGCATTTATTATGGCAGCAGCCATCTCCGCAGCGCTTCTGACAGCCTGCGGAGGCACAGGAACAGACCAGAATGCGGGGAACGGCGGCAAGACACAAAACGGCGCCGCCCAGGATTCAGGCAGCGGAAGTACCGCACAGAATGCTGCGGGACAGGAATCCGGTAATGGAGGTACAGCGCAGAATGCTGCGGGACAGGAATCCGGTAATGGAGGTACGGCGCAGAATGCCGCAGGCCAGGATTCTGCGTCTTCTGTCTCCGAGGAGCAGGCCAGAAGCACAGCGTTAGCTGATGCGGGAGTGACGGAGGAGGAGATCACGGGGATCCGGGTGAAAAAAGACCATGAGGATGGACGCCAGGTATATGATGTGGAATTTTATTCCGGAAATAAGGAATATGATTACGAAATTGACGCTTCCACAGGCAGCATTCTGAGTTCGGATTTTGATATTGATGATGATTTTAAACAAGACGGAGAAAATGCATCCGGCCTGACTCCGGCAGTAAGCCGGGAGGATGCATCCGCGGCAGCCCTTGCAAAGGTTCCGGGGGCAGAGGAAAAGGACCTGCGCATAAAGCTGGATGATGATGACGGCAAGCTGGTTTATGAAGGCGATATCTATTATAACGGTACGGAATATGAATTTGAGATAGACGCTGCCACCGGTGATCTTCTGGAATGGAGCCAGGAGCGCCATTAA